From a region of the Paenibacillus sp. FSL R10-2734 genome:
- a CDS encoding glycoside hydrolase: MNLQQQLEQTTIPMPARRWKIYAIHHSHTDLGYTERQEKIEQYHVDFIRQALRIVQDAHNGTQPDWQGFRWTCETFWAVEQFLQQASVDEQRAFAEAVLRGDIELSGTYLNMTELPDYKLLSKIHSKAQAYARSIGHQVDSAMTADINGYSWGYADSLLQNGIQHLFSCIHTHHGMYPLGRKQLPFWWEAPSGERLLVWNGEHYMIGNELGLCPGALGKYIIRDEIDHKLVEPEEIHDQIANIRIHRYIAQLEAEQHPFQFVPVMLSGLPTDNGAPNSAIIEWIGKWNRQHGEHISIEMISLSQFFEQLKQEGLDDLPVHAGDWPDWWTDGVSSTPMHTQIYRDAQRTLRKVEKLDPHRRHVSDQELESVEQALVLYAEHTWGYHSSIFEPWHKNVQMLEVRKQTHAAEASRLAYRALDTVLLAENGATLYPGRPYRFRVTNTSELEITELVQLRLEGWEPDELQSGVEVIREDTGEVLPKQSLHPQIIITELTLKGLQTCMLTLRPLPPKSASSDITVSNTKLIGSDRVYDMVDIYPALPEGSTPLPITLSQNGLESPFISLKWSETGGITSWYDKEADKELLRPDALYGAFTPIYEVTVPTEESDASKVWAVRARMGRNRKGLGVQRSIGRLASVKELENGPLYATLELGYQLKGISYFSLFLKVYTKINRIDISVRFHKDSVWSPENVYLALPFTAGDTKQETLYADKSGSLVRPWKDQIPGSCLDYSAVQAGIAWQDEERSLMLATPDTPLIQLGALDYGRRQLHTQQEPDAKPETYAWIMTNYWETNFKATLGGFYEFQYYVAIGDKMDPTCITSSLNSLIEPFVVTRSRV; this comes from the coding sequence ATGAATCTTCAACAACAATTGGAGCAGACTACTATTCCGATGCCTGCACGCAGGTGGAAAATTTACGCAATTCACCATTCCCACACAGATCTAGGTTATACCGAGCGGCAGGAGAAAATTGAACAATACCATGTCGATTTTATTCGCCAGGCACTGCGTATTGTCCAAGATGCTCATAACGGGACCCAACCCGATTGGCAAGGATTCCGTTGGACGTGCGAGACCTTTTGGGCTGTGGAGCAGTTTTTGCAGCAGGCCAGCGTGGATGAGCAGCGGGCTTTTGCCGAAGCCGTTCTTCGGGGCGACATCGAATTATCCGGCACATACCTCAATATGACCGAGCTGCCGGATTACAAGCTGCTAAGCAAAATTCATAGTAAAGCGCAGGCGTACGCCCGTTCCATTGGACATCAGGTGGACAGCGCTATGACGGCAGATATTAACGGTTACAGCTGGGGGTATGCCGATAGTCTGCTGCAAAATGGCATCCAGCATTTATTCAGTTGTATTCATACCCATCACGGCATGTACCCGCTTGGGCGCAAGCAGCTTCCGTTCTGGTGGGAAGCGCCTAGCGGTGAGCGGCTCTTGGTGTGGAACGGCGAACACTACATGATTGGCAACGAGCTTGGGCTATGCCCGGGAGCGCTTGGCAAATATATAATCCGCGACGAGATCGATCATAAGCTCGTTGAGCCGGAAGAGATTCACGATCAGATTGCTAATATCCGAATTCATCGCTATATCGCCCAATTGGAGGCAGAACAGCATCCGTTTCAGTTCGTGCCCGTTATGCTATCTGGACTGCCAACGGACAATGGAGCACCGAACAGTGCGATCATCGAATGGATTGGAAAATGGAATCGTCAGCACGGTGAGCATATTTCCATTGAAATGATCAGCCTGAGTCAATTTTTCGAGCAATTGAAGCAGGAAGGACTGGATGATCTACCTGTTCATGCAGGGGATTGGCCGGATTGGTGGACGGATGGCGTCAGCTCAACACCGATGCATACCCAGATTTACCGTGATGCACAGCGCACACTCCGTAAGGTAGAAAAGCTGGATCCTCACCGGAGGCACGTGAGTGATCAGGAGCTGGAGTCTGTCGAGCAGGCATTAGTCCTGTATGCAGAGCATACCTGGGGCTATCACTCCTCCATTTTTGAACCTTGGCACAAAAATGTACAAATGCTGGAGGTACGCAAGCAGACACATGCCGCAGAAGCAAGCCGTTTAGCTTATCGTGCGCTGGATACTGTGCTGTTGGCTGAGAATGGAGCGACATTATATCCTGGCCGTCCATATCGTTTCCGAGTAACGAATACGTCTGAGCTTGAAATCACTGAGCTGGTACAGCTGAGGCTGGAGGGATGGGAGCCGGATGAGCTTCAGAGTGGCGTAGAGGTCATCCGCGAAGACACTGGAGAAGTATTGCCTAAGCAATCATTACACCCACAAATAATCATCACCGAGCTGACGTTGAAGGGACTACAGACCTGCATGCTGACCTTGCGTCCGCTACCGCCGAAGTCTGCAAGCTCAGATATAACGGTATCGAACACGAAGCTGATCGGCAGTGACCGGGTGTATGATATGGTCGATATTTATCCGGCTTTGCCGGAAGGAAGTACTCCATTACCAATCACGCTGTCTCAGAATGGGCTGGAGTCTCCGTTTATCTCTCTGAAATGGTCGGAAACTGGCGGTATTACCTCATGGTACGATAAGGAGGCCGACAAAGAATTGCTGCGGCCAGATGCACTTTACGGTGCTTTTACACCGATTTATGAGGTTACGGTTCCTACTGAGGAATCTGACGCCTCTAAAGTTTGGGCTGTTCGGGCACGCATGGGACGCAACCGTAAAGGTTTGGGTGTGCAGCGGTCGATCGGCCGGCTTGCCTCTGTAAAAGAACTGGAAAACGGTCCGCTATATGCTACGCTGGAACTGGGCTACCAGTTGAAGGGGATCTCCTATTTCTCCTTATTTCTTAAGGTATACACTAAGATCAACCGTATAGATATCTCGGTCCGCTTCCACAAGGACAGTGTCTGGAGTCCGGAAAATGTGTATCTTGCGCTGCCGTTTACCGCTGGGGACACGAAGCAAGAAACTTTATATGCGGATAAGTCCGGCAGTCTCGTACGCCCTTGGAAAGACCAAATTCCGGGAAGCTGTCTGGACTACTCCGCCGTACAAGCAGGTATCGCTTGGCAGGATGAAGAGCGTTCCCTGATGCTGGCGACTCCAGATACACCGCTGATCCAATTGGGGGCGCTGGATTACGGCAGGAGGCAGCTTCATACCCAGCAGGAGCCTGACGCCAAGCCGGAAACCTACGCTTGGATCATGACCAACTACTGGGAGACAAATTTCAAAGCAACCTTGGGCGGATTTTATGAGTTTCAGTACTACGTTGCTATAGGCGATAAGATGGATCCAACTTGCATTACTTCATCTCTTAACAGTCTTATTGAGCCATTTGTTGTAACCCGATCTCGCGTCTAA
- a CDS encoding ROK family protein codes for MESEVLLQTGLMTTIAIDAGGTYLKAGVLKNGILLPELSFIRPSHSNGTSEQIVGGLADLILELSTAYRALLGIEDYTAGFVIGLAFPGPFEYESGISRIQGLNKYDSIYGLNLKALLRDELTRRAELNSSWPWLSELAAAPIRLSNDAVLFSLGVSRLFPEDKMVCLTLGTGLGSTFIEKQKVVLGRSGIPATGMLYEEMFNEERVDDVLGSRGILSLADSLHARSSDDSVQNLAFAAQSGDPSAIQVWKIYGQRLGLILRPYISAFRPDKLVLGGQIAKSRELFEDSLQSALMPEQVVLYYENDVQGQVFYGIQQMFDTIHNIKEFSE; via the coding sequence ATGGAGTCGGAGGTCTTACTGCAGACCGGGTTAATGACGACCATTGCTATCGATGCTGGAGGAACATATTTGAAGGCTGGCGTTCTAAAGAACGGCATTCTTTTGCCCGAGCTTTCTTTCATTCGGCCATCGCATTCGAATGGAACCTCGGAACAGATCGTCGGCGGCTTGGCAGATCTTATTCTGGAACTGTCAACCGCCTATAGAGCGCTGCTAGGTATCGAAGACTATACAGCAGGATTTGTAATAGGACTTGCCTTTCCGGGACCCTTCGAATATGAGTCAGGTATTTCACGTATCCAGGGGCTGAATAAATATGATTCCATTTACGGCCTTAATCTAAAAGCATTGCTGCGGGATGAATTAACTCGGCGTGCAGAGCTAAATTCTTCTTGGCCATGGTTGTCCGAGCTAGCAGCGGCACCTATCCGGCTGAGCAATGATGCTGTTCTGTTCTCCCTTGGTGTCAGCAGATTGTTTCCGGAGGACAAAATGGTATGCCTTACGCTGGGAACAGGGCTTGGGTCCACTTTTATCGAGAAGCAAAAGGTGGTTTTGGGCAGATCAGGCATACCGGCCACAGGCATGCTATATGAAGAAATGTTTAACGAAGAACGAGTGGATGATGTGTTAGGTAGTAGAGGTATATTGTCGTTGGCGGATAGCCTTCATGCTCGTTCAAGCGATGACAGTGTGCAGAATCTAGCTTTTGCTGCCCAATCAGGTGATCCCTCCGCCATCCAGGTATGGAAGATATACGGCCAACGGCTTGGTCTCATACTGCGTCCTTATATATCAGCCTTTCGGCCCGACAAACTTGTTCTTGGCGGACAAATCGCCAAAAGTCGAGAATTATTTGAAGACAGCTTGCAGAGCGCGCTGATGCCGGAGCAGGTGGTGCTATATTATGAGAACGATGTGCAGGGGCAAGTGTTCTATGGCATTCAACAAATGTTTGACACCATTCATAACATAAAGGAGTTCTCAGAATGA
- a CDS encoding class I mannose-6-phosphate isomerase translates to MEVNYVPSFKSTPLNPVRLQCHQAAQSDIGTGYEAWLRQIEEHCNHHNSKTYHVAIDGTHGAAFTTILEQLQALCSHENIVYIELDSRRYMKSSAELLTAFDRYLTDNRAFGYIASDVDFKDYFRLQAQADWQADVAEMLHQSSKSLGENCSGTMIITYGPGAGYLSSDASLSIFCDISREHQQRLHRQGMGSLQLGKCVDSVETYKHALFLEWPVWDQYRKRYLNDFDYYMDMNDPDQPTFLTLPLLRALMEAAAKQPIRVKPFFAPGIWGGQYLKKLCDLPEEWENCAWSFEPIAPENTMLIEVYGHTLELPFPLLLSAHPQQIMGERNVQLFGDYFPIRFDYLDTIGGDNLSLQVHPRQAYIEETFNETMTQQESYYIMEQEEGIAPFVALGFTEGTTGEQLLKAVDNAHASRVPLAVEQYVNVLDSCKGDLFLIPPGAVHFSGKGNLVLEISSTTWWFTFKIYDHLRLDKDGLPRPINHDHASRNMNDSFDTRYVNEQLVSSPVISRVQGSSVEELLGEREDLLFQVKRLKLNGEWLDDTNGQFLMFNLVEGNRVRLTPLNNEEATVEWGYAESYIVPAAVGKFRIESIGDTTCSLIVAQVSPNWHTPLLPHHWQAGEA, encoded by the coding sequence ATGGAAGTAAATTATGTCCCGTCTTTTAAATCTACCCCGCTTAATCCTGTAAGACTGCAATGTCATCAGGCAGCGCAGTCGGACATTGGGACTGGCTATGAAGCATGGCTCCGACAAATTGAGGAGCACTGTAATCATCATAATTCCAAAACGTATCATGTAGCTATTGATGGTACCCATGGCGCCGCATTTACAACAATCCTTGAGCAACTGCAAGCGCTATGCAGCCACGAGAACATTGTATATATTGAACTGGATAGTAGGCGTTATATGAAAAGCAGCGCGGAGCTCTTAACGGCGTTTGACCGTTATTTGACCGATAACCGCGCCTTTGGATATATTGCTTCAGATGTCGATTTTAAAGACTACTTCAGACTGCAGGCGCAAGCAGATTGGCAGGCTGACGTTGCCGAAATGCTACATCAATCCTCGAAATCCTTGGGGGAGAATTGCTCCGGCACAATGATTATCACGTATGGACCAGGTGCAGGCTATCTCTCTTCGGATGCCTCACTATCTATATTTTGTGACATTTCACGGGAGCATCAACAACGGCTTCACCGGCAAGGAATGGGTTCGCTGCAATTGGGGAAATGTGTAGATTCAGTAGAGACATATAAACATGCGTTGTTCTTGGAATGGCCGGTATGGGACCAATATCGTAAGCGCTATCTGAATGATTTTGACTATTACATGGATATGAATGATCCTGATCAGCCGACATTCCTTACGCTTCCGTTGCTACGTGCTCTCATGGAAGCCGCCGCGAAGCAGCCAATTCGCGTGAAGCCTTTCTTTGCTCCGGGCATATGGGGTGGTCAGTATTTGAAGAAGCTTTGCGACTTGCCGGAAGAGTGGGAGAACTGCGCCTGGAGCTTTGAGCCGATCGCACCGGAAAATACGATGCTGATTGAAGTATACGGCCATACGCTGGAGCTACCGTTTCCGCTGCTTCTGTCTGCTCATCCGCAGCAAATTATGGGAGAGCGGAATGTCCAGCTGTTCGGAGATTACTTCCCGATCCGCTTCGATTATCTGGATACCATTGGGGGAGATAATCTGTCTTTGCAGGTTCATCCTCGTCAAGCCTATATTGAGGAAACCTTTAACGAGACGATGACCCAGCAGGAGTCCTATTACATCATGGAGCAAGAGGAAGGAATAGCCCCCTTTGTAGCACTTGGCTTTACTGAAGGAACGACCGGAGAGCAATTGCTGAAAGCGGTGGATAACGCTCATGCATCGCGAGTGCCGCTCGCTGTCGAACAATATGTGAATGTGTTGGATTCTTGCAAAGGAGATTTGTTCCTTATTCCACCCGGAGCTGTTCATTTCTCGGGCAAAGGCAATCTCGTGCTGGAAATCTCGTCTACCACCTGGTGGTTCACCTTCAAGATTTACGACCACCTGCGTCTGGACAAAGATGGCTTGCCGCGACCAATTAACCACGACCATGCAAGCCGCAATATGAATGACAGCTTCGATACGCGTTATGTTAATGAGCAGCTGGTGTCATCTCCTGTCATTTCTCGCGTACAGGGCAGCAGTGTGGAGGAATTGCTGGGAGAGCGTGAAGACTTGCTGTTTCAGGTCAAAAGACTAAAGCTGAATGGTGAATGGCTCGACGATACGAACGGTCAATTTCTCATGTTCAATCTAGTCGAAGGCAATCGTGTTCGTCTTACACCGCTGAACAATGAGGAGGCCACTGTGGAATGGGGGTATGCAGAGTCCTACATTGTTCCCGCCGCAGTAGGGAAATTTCGGATTGAATCCATTGGTGACACAACATGCAGCTTAATCGTTGCCCAGGTTTCTCCAAATTGGCATACACCGTTACTGCCCCATCATTGGCAGGCTGGTGAAGCGTAA
- a CDS encoding AraC family transcriptional regulator, giving the protein MGANKGGMNLSIQSSFRRANAICNRHVTKIQETGFSLTILYWGFMPAHFDNSLHRHSFFEACYVMDGEGSYYEHDREYDLVKGTAFLSTPGVWHQIRSTSGLTLCYVAFEIDESQTEPFFLEVYRQLAERGNSVVSGADSSSTGYLWQALIALCASSASTIPLALEKVAHSLLLSFPELHGLTLTEGESVQQPISPGSALFRQAKRFIDDNLGNELTLATVASHLHISSRHLTRLFQEYHSQSFVHYIQERRMQHASQLLLNDYVPIKDIALQCGFQSVHYFTRVFTRELGVAPAKFRRSQFSEGRSGKNHFPPNMS; this is encoded by the coding sequence ATGGGAGCGAATAAAGGAGGGATGAACTTGTCGATCCAATCCAGTTTCCGCCGAGCCAATGCTATATGCAATCGACATGTTACAAAAATTCAAGAAACCGGCTTTTCCTTAACTATTTTATATTGGGGATTCATGCCGGCTCATTTCGATAATTCCCTCCACCGTCATTCTTTTTTTGAAGCTTGCTATGTGATGGACGGAGAGGGGAGCTACTATGAACATGACCGGGAGTATGATTTAGTAAAAGGAACAGCATTTCTGTCGACGCCAGGCGTATGGCACCAGATTCGAAGCACTTCCGGATTAACATTATGCTATGTCGCGTTTGAAATAGATGAATCACAAACAGAGCCATTTTTTCTCGAAGTGTATCGACAGCTTGCTGAACGAGGAAACAGTGTTGTTAGCGGGGCCGACTCCTCTTCGACAGGATATTTGTGGCAGGCATTAATAGCTTTGTGTGCAAGCTCAGCCTCAACAATTCCGCTAGCCCTAGAAAAGGTCGCGCACTCGCTGCTGTTGTCCTTCCCAGAATTGCATGGCTTGACACTTACCGAGGGTGAAAGTGTTCAACAACCGATTTCTCCAGGGAGTGCTTTATTTAGGCAAGCCAAGCGTTTCATCGACGATAATTTAGGCAATGAGCTTACGCTTGCGACCGTCGCGAGTCATCTGCATATCTCTTCCCGGCATTTAACCCGATTATTTCAGGAGTATCACAGTCAGTCCTTCGTACATTATATTCAGGAGCGCCGGATGCAGCATGCATCGCAGCTTCTGCTAAATGATTATGTACCTATTAAGGACATTGCATTACAATGCGGATTTCAGTCCGTGCACTACTTTACCCGTGTTTTTACCCGTGAGCTTGGCGTAGCCCCTGCCAAATTTCGCCGTTCGCAATTCTCCGAAGGTCGCTCAGGCAAAAATCATTTCCCTCCGAACATGTCCTGA
- a CDS encoding TetR family transcriptional regulator codes for MSSDLPLSKENILDAAEQVLRRFGPDKTSVVDVARVLKVSHGTLYRHFSSKSALREAVTERWLQQNIIGPLEIITQQFDGNAKEQLRLWLDTLIRNKRTYAVDDSEIFAMYASVTLEAVDMIDTHVNQLIGQIANIIEKGLKNEEFRVVEPVVTGRAIFNATSRFHHPANAKEWQSATIDQEFASVWDLILFGISS; via the coding sequence ATGTCGAGTGATCTTCCATTATCTAAAGAAAACATTTTGGATGCGGCTGAACAAGTGCTCCGGCGTTTTGGCCCGGATAAGACTTCTGTTGTAGATGTAGCAAGGGTGCTTAAAGTAAGTCATGGTACGTTATATAGACATTTTTCCAGTAAATCTGCTTTGCGAGAAGCAGTAACCGAAAGATGGCTGCAGCAAAATATTATAGGTCCACTAGAGATCATTACTCAGCAATTTGATGGGAATGCCAAAGAGCAGCTGCGTTTGTGGTTGGATACTCTAATTCGCAATAAACGGACTTATGCGGTAGATGATTCCGAAATATTCGCTATGTACGCTTCCGTAACTTTAGAAGCAGTAGATATGATCGACACACACGTAAATCAGTTGATTGGGCAAATCGCGAATATCATTGAAAAAGGTTTGAAAAATGAGGAGTTTAGAGTGGTGGAGCCCGTGGTTACGGGGAGAGCTATTTTTAATGCTACTTCGCGCTTCCATCATCCAGCAAATGCGAAAGAGTGGCAGTCAGCTACGATTGATCAGGAATTTGCTTCCGTGTGGGATTTGATTCTATTCGGAATTTCTTCGTAA
- a CDS encoding DinB family protein yields MTITSVLPIWQAVQERFHKMVKALPEEDLNLKLGNSTIGGLISHSAEVEFMFAEWFFGRPKPEGEHAAYTTLNELVDLLAASNENLIAAMRELPEEAWHVNVESKFGTSTPLEAVGRLMYHTGIHAGQISLIQKNAVRSEVL; encoded by the coding sequence ATGACTATTACTTCAGTACTGCCCATCTGGCAAGCGGTTCAAGAGCGATTTCATAAAATGGTGAAGGCATTGCCGGAAGAAGACTTAAATCTTAAATTAGGGAATTCAACCATCGGAGGTTTGATTTCTCATAGTGCTGAGGTTGAATTTATGTTCGCAGAGTGGTTCTTTGGAAGACCTAAACCTGAAGGAGAACATGCGGCGTATACTACATTAAATGAACTGGTGGATTTGCTGGCGGCTTCCAACGAGAATCTAATTGCAGCAATGCGTGAGCTTCCAGAAGAAGCTTGGCATGTGAATGTAGAATCGAAATTTGGCACATCTACTCCGCTTGAAGCAGTAGGCAGACTTATGTATCACACAGGCATTCATGCCGGACAGATTTCTCTGATACAGAAAAATGCGGTTCGAAGTGAAGTGTTGTAG
- a CDS encoding pyridoxamine 5'-phosphate oxidase family protein — protein MKKPVDVEKNKENYLQFINKRKNLILSLIDDEGKPFISYAPFVKKDGKLYIYISKIAEHYGYMENNDFVDAFLIADESETNNKFATERVRWSCTSSNIGNDGHEDIFELFNADHGEAMLKLLRGLDFSLFELTPVKGRYVVGFGLAFDIDVDANLFNHVVIDKKKDEEAAVQGSK, from the coding sequence ATGAAAAAGCCTGTAGATGTAGAGAAAAATAAAGAAAACTATTTACAATTTATTAATAAACGTAAGAATCTGATTTTGAGTTTAATCGATGATGAAGGTAAGCCCTTTATTAGTTATGCACCTTTCGTAAAGAAAGACGGCAAACTGTATATCTATATTAGTAAGATCGCAGAGCATTATGGCTATATGGAAAATAATGATTTTGTGGACGCCTTTCTAATTGCGGATGAGTCCGAAACAAACAATAAATTTGCAACTGAGCGTGTGCGCTGGAGCTGTACTTCAAGCAATATTGGCAACGATGGACATGAGGATATCTTTGAGTTGTTCAATGCTGATCATGGTGAGGCTATGCTGAAATTGCTGCGTGGACTGGATTTTTCACTGTTCGAGCTGACCCCTGTGAAGGGGCGTTATGTCGTAGGTTTTGGGCTGGCGTTTGATATTGATGTGGATGCGAATTTGTTCAACCATGTTGTGATCGATAAGAAGAAAGATGAAGAAGCAGCTGTACAAGGGAGCAAATAG